One part of the Sorangiineae bacterium MSr11954 genome encodes these proteins:
- a CDS encoding BatD family protein, with product MKLARTFGVFYTFLAVLLFVVRARAAGAPEMRASVDSDVVGVGDEFELHLKATVTGQISGVEIAPDPHVAKLGRPTVGTFSEMNLRNGVLVQKQGVNVTFRLSATKVGAAVLKPTLSIGGTTYAANTVPIRIVAAGQAPPRRQPRDPFGNLPDPFGGLRGLFGNPFGDPDEDQPSSRGLLDVPTDPRYALPAPRARGVFLHAGVDKTNAVIGEQVTLSIYEYIDVGLAREPDFNDVHDASASEFVRRQLLEETQNPKIIGHTRIGNGIWAVRLLRKMALFPIKTGELKIGPMTLAVVGPSGATSDKRESETLTVHVTEPPIAGRPPGYSIGDVGRFELSATVDPREVAHGGIASVSLELSGTGNLPSSIVPPARQGVEWLQPEIKEKMGAEKNDRYGGKRTFNYVVRLTREGPIDLGEIAIPFYDPDARAYDVARAALGSITVKPGGAAAGNAGGPSAPLPNLPELRRSLGPPVASHAHLTDTRAFWFALAAPSLSFVLFASSRAAARRLRDRVRTRSASPDTLLKQRVQEADTACAGGDPRAADAAIARALEQATIVHAQLNVRAIATRQIAAALVEHKVAEPLARAIEDLLAECESARFAPSEGEIAVSRERWRRAKDCMSDLRKG from the coding sequence ATGAAGCTCGCCCGCACATTTGGTGTATTCTACACCTTTCTCGCCGTGCTCCTCTTCGTCGTGCGGGCCCGCGCGGCAGGCGCGCCGGAGATGCGGGCGTCCGTCGACTCCGACGTCGTGGGCGTGGGCGACGAGTTCGAGCTGCATTTGAAGGCGACGGTCACCGGGCAAATCTCGGGGGTCGAGATCGCGCCCGATCCGCACGTCGCCAAGCTCGGGCGCCCGACCGTCGGCACCTTCAGCGAAATGAACCTTCGAAACGGCGTGCTCGTTCAGAAACAAGGGGTCAACGTCACCTTCCGGCTCAGCGCGACCAAGGTGGGCGCCGCCGTCTTGAAGCCGACCCTTTCCATCGGCGGCACCACCTATGCGGCCAACACGGTCCCCATCCGCATCGTGGCCGCGGGCCAAGCCCCACCGCGCCGCCAGCCCCGCGATCCCTTCGGCAACTTGCCCGATCCGTTCGGCGGCCTCCGCGGCCTCTTTGGAAATCCCTTCGGCGATCCGGACGAGGACCAGCCATCCTCGCGCGGCCTGCTCGACGTTCCGACCGATCCGCGTTATGCGCTGCCGGCCCCGCGCGCGCGCGGCGTCTTTCTGCACGCGGGCGTGGACAAGACCAACGCCGTCATCGGGGAGCAAGTCACCCTGTCGATCTACGAGTACATCGACGTGGGCCTCGCGCGCGAGCCCGACTTCAACGACGTGCACGACGCCAGCGCGAGCGAGTTCGTTCGCAGGCAGCTCCTGGAGGAGACGCAGAACCCGAAGATCATCGGGCACACGCGCATCGGTAACGGCATTTGGGCGGTGCGGCTCCTGCGCAAGATGGCGCTCTTTCCCATCAAAACGGGCGAGCTCAAGATCGGTCCCATGACCTTGGCGGTGGTGGGCCCCTCGGGCGCGACCAGCGACAAGCGCGAGAGCGAGACCCTCACCGTGCACGTGACCGAGCCCCCCATCGCGGGCCGCCCGCCCGGCTATTCCATCGGCGACGTGGGCCGCTTCGAGCTGTCCGCGACCGTCGACCCGCGCGAGGTGGCGCACGGCGGGATCGCCAGCGTATCGCTGGAGCTCTCGGGGACGGGGAACCTGCCGTCGTCCATCGTGCCGCCCGCGCGCCAGGGGGTCGAGTGGCTGCAGCCCGAGATCAAAGAGAAGATGGGCGCGGAGAAGAACGATCGCTACGGGGGCAAGCGAACCTTCAACTACGTGGTGCGCCTCACGCGCGAAGGGCCCATCGACCTCGGCGAGATCGCCATTCCATTCTACGATCCCGATGCGCGCGCCTACGACGTGGCGCGCGCGGCCCTCGGCTCCATCACCGTCAAGCCCGGCGGCGCCGCCGCCGGCAACGCGGGAGGTCCCTCCGCGCCGCTGCCGAACCTCCCCGAGCTGCGGCGATCCCTTGGCCCGCCGGTCGCGTCGCACGCGCACCTCACCGACACGCGCGCGTTCTGGTTCGCGCTGGCCGCCCCGTCGCTCTCGTTCGTGCTCTTCGCCAGCTCGCGCGCGGCCGCGCGGCGCTTGCGCGATCGCGTGCGGACGCGCAGCGCCTCGCCCGATACGTTGCTCAAGCAACGGGTTCAGGAGGCCGACACGGCGTGCGCCGGCGGCGATCCGCGCGCGGCCGATGCGGCCATCGCGCGGGCGCTGGAGCAAGCGACCATCGTGCACGCGCAGCTCAACGTGCGAGCCATCGCCACGCGTCAGATCGCGGCGGCGCTGGTGGAGCACAAAGTGGCGGAGCCCCTGGCGCGCGCGATCGAGGATTTGCTCGCCGAGTGCGAGTCGGCCCGGTTCGCGCCGAGCGAAGGCGAAATCGCCGTTTCGCGCGAGCGCTGGAGGCGCGCCAAGGACTGCATGTCGGATCTGAGGAAAGGGTAG